The genome window GAAGTGCCCGGTTGTCCCGGAGTGCCCGGTTCTCCCGGAGTGCCTGGTTGTCCCGGAGTGCCTGGTTGTCCTGGAGTGCCTGGTTGTCCCGGCGTGCCTGGTTTACCTGGTTGTCCCGGGTAACTAGGTTGACTTGGTTTTCCGGGATATCCAGGTCCGCCTGATTGTCCTGGCGTGCCCTGTTGTCCCGGATAATAGCCTGGTTGGCCTTGTTGTCCTGGGTAAACTTGTTGTCCTGGAGTGCCCGGTTGTCCCGGAGTGCCTGGTTTTCCCGGAGTACCTGGTTGTCCCGGAGTGCCCGGTTGCCCTGGAGTGCCCGGTTGTCCCGGAGCGCCTGGTTTACCTGGTTGTCCCGGGTAACCAGGTTGGTTTGGTTTTTCGGGATATCCAGGTCCTCCTGATTGTCCTGGCATGCCTTGTTGTCCCGGATAATAGCCTGGTTGGCCTTGTTGTCCTGGGTAAACTTGTTGTCCTGGAGTGCCCGGTTGTCCTGGAGTGCCTGGTTGTCCCGGAGTGCCTGGTTGTCCCGGAGTGCCCGGTTGTCCCGGAGCGCCTGGTTTACCTGGTTGTCCCGGGTAACCAGGTTGGTTTGGTTTTTCGGGATATCCAGGTCCGCCTGATTGTCCTGGCGTGCCCTGTTGTCCCGGATAATAGCCTGGTTGGCCTTGTTGTCCTGGGTAAACTTGTTGTCCTGGAGTGCCCGGTTGTCCCGGAGTGCCTGGTTTTCCCGGAGTACCTGGTTGTCCCGGAGTGCCCGGTTGCCCTGGAGTGCCTGGTTGTCCCGTAGCGCCTGGTTTACCTGGTTGTCCCGGGTAACCAGGTTGGTTTGGTTTTTCGGGATATCCAGGTCCGCCTGATTGTCCTGGCATGCCCTGTTGTCCCGGATAATAGCCTGGTTGGCCTTGTTGTCCTGGGTAAACTTGTTGTCCTGGAGTGCCCGGTTGTCCTGGAGTGCCTGGTTGTCCCGGAGTGCCTGGTTGTCCCGGAGTGCCCGGTTGCCCCGGAGTGCCTGGTTGTCCCGGCGTGCCTGGTTTACCTGGTTGTCCCGGGTAACTAGGTTGACTTGGTTTTCCGGGATATCCAGGTCCGCCTGATTGTCCTGGCGTGCCCTGTTGTCCCGGATAATAGCCTGGTTGGCCTTGTTGTCCTGGGTAAACTTGTTGTCCTGGAGTGCCCGGTTGTCCCGGAGTGCCTGGTTTTCCCGGAGTACCTGGTTGTCCCGGAGTGCCCGGTTGCCCTGGAGTGCCCGGTTGTCCCGGAGCGCCTGGTTTACCTGGTTGTCCCGGGTAACCAGGTTGGTTTGGTTTTTCGGGATATCCAGGTCCGCCTGATTGTCCTGGCATGCCCTGTTGTCCCGGATAATAGCCTGGTTGGCCTTGTTGTCCTGGGTAAACTTGTTGTCCTGGAGTGCCCGGTTGTCCTGGAGTGCCTGGTTGTCCCGGAGTGCCTGGTTGTCCCGGAGTGCCCGGTTGTCCCGGAGCGCCTGGTTTACCTGGTTGTCCCGGGTAACCAGGTTGGTTTGGTTTTTCGGGATATCCAGGTCCGCCTGATTGTCCTGGAATGCCCTGTTGTCCCGGATAATAGCCTGGTTGGCCTTGTTGTCCTGGGTAAACTTGTTGTCCTGGAGTGCCCGGTTGTCCTGGAGTGCCTGGTTGTCCCGGAGTGCCTGGTTGTCCCGGAGTGCCTGGTTGTCCCGGAGTGCCCGGTTGTCCCGGAGCGCCTGGTTTACCTGGTTGTCCCGGGTAACCAGGTTGGTTTGGTTTTTCGGGATATCCAGGTCCGCCTGATTGTCCTGGAATGCCCTGTTGTCCCGGATAATAGCCTGGTTGGCCTTGTTGTCCTGGGTAAACTTGTTGTCCTGGAGTGCCCGGTTGTCCTGGAGTGCCTGGTTGTCCCGGAGTGCCTGGTTGTCCCGGAGTGCCCGGTTGCCCCGGAGTGCCTGGTTGTCCCGGAGCACCTGGTTTACCTGGTTGTCCCGGGTAACCAGGTTGGTTTGGTTTTTCGGGATATCCAGGTCCGCTTGCTTGTCCTGGATAGCCTGGTTGACCTTGTTGTCCTGGGTAGACTGGTTGTCCTGAAGTGCCCGGTTGTCCCGGAGTGCCTGGTTTTCCCGGAGTGCCTGGTTGTCCTGGCGTGCCTGGTTGTCCCGGCGCGCCTGGTTGTCCCGGCGTGCCTGGTTTACCTGGTTGTCCAGGGTAACTAGGTTGACTTGGTTTTCCGGGATATCCAGGTCCGCCTGGTTGTTCTGGCGTGCCCTGTTGTCCCGGATAATAGCCTGGTTGAACTTGTTGTCCTGGGTAGACTTGTTGTCCTGGAGCGCCCTGTTGTCCCGCAGTTCCAGGCTGCCCTGGAGTGCCTTGTTGTCCCGGACTGCCCGGTTGTCCCGGAATGCCCGGTTGCCCTGGAGTGCCCGGTTGTCCCGGAGCGCCTGGTTTACCTGGTTGTCCCGGGTAACCAGGTTGGTTCGGTTTTTCGGGATATCCAGGCCCGCTTGCTTGTCCCGGATAGCCTGGTTGACCTTGTTGTCCTGGGTAGACTGGTTGTCCTGAAGTGCCCGGTTGTCCCGGAATGCCTGGTTGTCCCGGAGTGCCTGGTTGTCCCGGCGTGCCTGGTTGTCCCGGCGTGCCTGGTTGTCCCGGCGTGCCTGGTTTACCTGGTTGTCCCGGGTAACTAGGTTCACTTGGTTTTCCGGGATATCCAGGTCCGCCTGGTTGTTGTGGCGTGCCCTGTTGTCCCGGATAATAGCCTGGTTGAACTTGTTGTCCTGGGTAGACTTGTTGTCCTGAAGTGCCCGGTTGTCCCGAAATGCCTGGTTGTCCCGGAGTGCCTGGTTGTCCTGGTTTGCCCGGTTGTCCCGGAGTTCCTGGTTGTCCCGCAGTGCCAGGCTGTCCTGGAGTGCCTGGTTGTCCTGGAGTGCCTGACTGTCCTGGAGTACCTGGTAGTTCAGGCTGCTGAGGTTTTTCTTGTTGAGTTGGCGGAACTGTAAGTTGTCCTGTAAACATCTCattgttttaacaatatcGTCGAATCTGGATAAgccctcccaagtagggttggcgacaggcaggcggccggccgtaaaaactaaagccaaaactttaaggttttataaccttgtgtgccgaccccacgtgagtgggaaatggccagggagatgatgtcgaatctggataagcgagaaacctctaaaagCGATAGTCATAGCCCGGTTCCGACGAATTTGGCCCCTAAAACTTCTGTATGTGAGAAATAGAATCCTTTATATGTAAGAATTGTGAaccttatatttttgtatgcgGACCTCTGTAAGTGAGATGGTTACCTACAAGTATATttctaaacatattataaaaatggtgtgtctgtttataatattaaaaaaagaatttttcgtTCACATTATGTATTTGCCTAGCTGATGacgttaaaacattttttttaaattttgtctcTATGGCTGTCCGCAAGCCCGCGTTCAGGTTACGTTTTTTTTGGAACGTCTGGaccaatttttatgaaatttcataagcatattcagtaggtatGAGAATCGGCTACGATCGATTTTTCATATCCCTGTCATTTTTATGTGGAATTAAGGACGGAGGGCGGGCAACacctaatattaatataaataataaactaacatAGGTAACTACTAGCTATCTAGTagctaaaaaaataacttgagaggtgtcaagggacacccggatggaacgaagttcctttcgattaattagtgaaggaaccaatgtttattcaatgaataaaaaacttaagtcttcacaagaagtacattttatttctatgaattttcgttatacaGTGCAACCTTAATATAACGTACCTAAATATAACGACTTCCTCGATTTAACAAATTCTTCGTAATCTCCTTGAATTATCCATAAGggtcaatataaaatatacctttACATTGCGAACATTCTTTGCGTACAACctctttataacgaatttTCAACTATCAAGTAAAAGTATTCATACCTCTAATTAACGAATTGTTGTTGAATTAATCATTGTTGTTTTGATGGAAAGTAATGTAAACACCTCTGCTCGTCACTATTCTTAaagatttaagttaaaatggcTCAGAAACGTAAAAGGTGTTCCTTATCGGTCGCAGAAAAGCGAAACATCATTAATTATGTTGACCAAAATCCCATGCCGAAAAAATTAGACATAGCTAATAAGTTCGGGATTCCCGCAAGTACATTgactacaattttaaaatttaaagataagttTTCAGAAGAAAGTGGTTTGAATGTAAAcagtaaaagattaaaatcatGTGAGTTCAAAGACGTAGAGGAATGTGTGTCTTTTACctctttataacgaatttTTGACCAATCTAACCTCAACATAACAAACCTCAGTTCAACGAATTACTTGATATTACGAATATTTTCTTGTTCCCCTCCGATTTGTTATATCGAGGTTGCACtgtatattgtcacgtcgttaccatggtgaagtagcgctcattcgtcgttaacatactatagcaaaaagtgttgtgacaacttttcgtaagaaatttttcgtctagccccctttcacaacgcgcgataaggaacttcgttccaataatatacctaactaacattgtgacacgagaattttatatccatatatatatataagaaagtcgtgttagttacaccatttataactcaagaacggctgaatcgatttgactgaaaattggtgggcaggtagcttagaaccaggaaacggacataggataatttaggctactttaatataaaaaagcgtTAACACACACTTCTTTATAAAGCAGGATCACAGTAATCATGgcgtgtttttaaataattatttttgtaaaaaaccCTATACATTACAACATGCTTTAGGCTTCATATTatcaagaaattaaatatagggGTTTGTAAATTGAGCAAAATGTTGTGCGAGAAAGGGACAAAAATTGCAAGCATATAGCAGCAAAGATAAAAAGTAAGGGTAGTTTTTAGCCAATGACGAAAGCCTTCTTTGTCATTTGAATTCCTTGCGGATAAAGCAGCATGGAACAGCTAGTTCTACAATATATCAATACCATTAGTacagcaaaaatatttaccttgtCCGCTCCCTGGGTTATAGCTGCCGTCGGGTCCAGTGTTTCCGGGCCCTTCTGGTCCACCGGGTCCACCGGGACCGCCGGGTCCTCCAGGGCCACCAGGTCCTCCAGGGCCGCCTGGGCCACCTGGGCTACCCGGAGTTCCTGGGGTACCAGGTGTACCAGGGTAGTAGCCACCTATCGGAaggagataaaaaaaattgtaaattatgataaaaaagttgtaacgAATCTCACTATTCTGCTAATACAGTATTTTCCTATACACTACATTATAATAAACCCAATGTTTCCTTTTTCCTTGGCCAATCAACTAAACTCAGTACTGTAAAAACAGCTGTTTCGATTCGATTCGAAAATTTACCTTGTCCAGATCCTGGATAATAACCGCCACCTGTACCGGGACCGCTAGGACCATTTGGTCCACTGGGACCTACGGGACCACTAGGGCCGGCAGGACCGCTAGGTCCACCAGGGCCATTGGGGCCTCCAGGTCCACTGGGACTTCCGGATCCACCCACAGTGCCGGGAACACCTGGACCGCCGGGACCACCAGGTCCTCCGGGACCACCTGGGCTACCCGGAGTGCCTGGACTGCCTGGGGTACCTGGTGTCCCTGGCGATCCTGGGGTGCCTGGATAGTAACCTCCTTGACCTGCCGAaataattacacatttttttataaaaaaatgaatcaaaTACTTAAATCATTTATCGGTTGTTTCCCATCTGATCATAACgtgactacgtccgcgcggcataaaaatattattggtagcctatgtgttcttacagactgtgttctacatcttttccaaattttatttagatccatgcagccgttctggagataatcATTCCATCCATtaattcatctaaacatttgcatttatagaAATACGGGGCCATCTACCAGATATCTGTGCCAAACCGTCGTTATCGTTGAAGTTGAATAATAAACATCTATAATTTGcaataacaaatattgataTCTCCCcagttaaacaaaatgcatacaaaatttattaagaattggttcagtagttttggagtTTAGAGCAAACATACATCCTGATacgaaatcttactaatattataaatgcgaatggttagatggatggatggatgtttgtttgatgatatctccggaacggctgtacggatcttgatgaaatttagcacagatgtagaacataatctggaagaacatataggctactattaTACATATgattacgtattttttaacaacttatccataaatacaaaagataTGGATAACAATTGTTTAGTCGATTGCATATGGCTGAATAAATATCTGAATACAGATTATCACCTTGTCCACCGCCTGGATAGTATCCACCGCCTGAGCCGGGCCCTGATCCCGAACCTACAGATCCAGGGCCACCTTGACCtgtgaataaaaacaaaaatatagaaaatgatAACACACAGTTGGCCTTGAACTTCGTCCGCACTGGTCGAATTCGAAGAACTTATATCATAATTGGACGGAAAATCTGCGGTTGGTAATTTGTCTTaatccttataagaaaacaaaatgaacCAAGATAGGTTCTTTCATTCAATTCCGAGTACCaacaaaaaatactaaatgttAGAGTTCACTCTTATCTATATATGGAGGATTGCCTTTGTAAAAGAAAGAGTTACGGTAGATACATCAGTTTCAAGTGTCATTGTACTATACCTTGTCCATTGTCTGGGTAGTAACCGCCTTCAGAACCTGAACCTGGGCCACCAGGACCGCCTGGTCCACCTGGTCCGCCTGGTCCACCTGGTCCGCCTGGTCCGCCAGGACTTCCTGGGCTGCCTGGTGTGCCTGGTGTGCCGGGGTAATAACCTCCTTGCCCTATGATATACAAATAATcgattcaaaataatatagaattaatattgtaaggtAAGTATTGCTTTGACATATGTTCTTATGTGTTTTGAGTTggaattttcatattatattttcttgggACCGTTCCTCAGTAAttctaaattgataaaaaaataaagaccaGTCAAATTCGTCACTAATTACCTCCTGGTCCATTGGGTCCTCCAGGACCATACGGTCCGTTAGGACCTCCAGGTCCGTATGGTCCATTGGAGCCTCCCGGTCCGTATGGTCCGTTAGGACCACTTGGCCCGTAAGGTCCGTTGTTGCCTCCTTGGCCGCTCGGTCCATAAGGTCCGTTGGAGCCTTCAGACCCGTTTGGCCCAGAGCCACTGGGTCCATACTGTCCGCCTGGTCCTCCGGGGCCGCCTGGTCCACCAGGCCCGCCTGGAGTTCCTGGAGAGCCTGGACTGCCCGGTGTACCGGGAGTGCCTGGGGTGCCGGAAGTGCCCGGTGTCCCCGGGTAATAACCGGGTCCATACGGGCCATTAGGTCCATTTGAAGCACCTCCACCTGAAAAtcaattaagattaattttaaacgtgTCTACCGGATCCACTAGGCCCTTGtcctgaaattaaaatatttaacaaattcgACCAACGCCCGTTATTatcagtaaaatataaaaaaaaaatcgcacaCTTTCTATTcggatattaaaaataatatattacatattaagttaataGAGTTTGGCGtgcaaaaattgttttaactgCTCTTCCACTTAAtctcaataaaaaaagatagtcTGATAAGCATACCTTGTCCACCGCCTGGATAGTATCCACCGCCTGAGCCGGGCCCTGATCCCGAACCTACAGATCCAGGGCCACCTTGACCtgtgaataaaaacaaaaatatagaaaatgatAACACACAGTTGGCCTTGAACTTCGTCCGCACTGGTCGAATTCGAAGAACTTATATCATAACTGGATGTAAAATTTGCGGTTGGTAATTTGTCTTAATCCttattagaaaacaaaatgaacCAAGACAGGTTCTTTCATTCAATTCCGAGTACCaacaaaaaatactaaatgttAGAGTTCACTCTTATCTATATATGGAGGATTGCCTTTGTAAAAGAAAGAGTTACGGTAGATACATCAGTTTCAAGTGTCATTGTACTATACCTTGTCCATTGTCTGGGTAGTAACCGCCTTCAGAACCTGAACCTGGGCCACCAGGACCGCCTGGTCCACCTGGTCCGCCTGGTCCACCTGGTCCGCCTGGTCCGCCAGGACTTCCTGGGCTGCCTGGTGTGCCTGGTGTGCCGGGGTAATAACCTCCTTGCCCTATGATATACAAATAATggattcaaaataatatagaattaatattgtaaatattgatCTGACATATGTTCTTATGTGTTTTGAGCTggaattttcatattatattttcttgggATCGTTCTACAGTAATtctatattgataaaaaattaaagaccATTTAAATTCGTCACTGATTACTTCCTGGTCCGGTGTCCCGGAGAGCCAGGAGTATCCGGGTAGTAACCGGGTCCATACGGgccattgttttttttaaacctatCAAAAAATTTACCTTGTCCAGATCCTGGATAATAACCGCCACCTGTACCGGGACCGCTAGGACCATTGGGTCCACTGGGACCTACGGGACCACTAGGGCTGACAGGGCCGCTAGGTCCACCAGGGCCATTGGGGCCTCCAGGTCCACTGGGACTTCCGGATCCGCCCACAGTGCCGGGAACACCTGGACCGCCGGGACCACCAGGTCCTCCGGGACCACCTGGGCTACCGGGAGTTCCTGGTCTGCCTGGGGTACCTGGTGTCCCTGGCGAGCCTGGGGTGCCCGGGTAGTAACCTCCTTGACCTGTCGTAATAATTACacattttctgtaaaaaaatgaatcaaatacttaaataatttatcggTCGTTTCCCATACGATCATAatcttcgaaaaaaaaaatacatgttattactagctgtcgcccgtgactccatccgcgcggcataaaaaaaacattattggtagcctatgtaataataataataatgtccGTGAATGGATTAATCGCGAAGAGCCTCGATCACCACCTAGAGAGGCTCTCGCTCGGTAAGTGGGTGAAGGGCCAGGCACAGAAGGCGGTACTCCTGAGCACGGCACGCATTGTGAGGAGGTTTCTGTCTCTGGAGGCCTAACCGCCGGTAGCTTGGGCCCAAGGCTCCGCTGCCGACGTAtccagattttttataatattgtttaagattttattaagaaaaatatataaaattaaacaagaaataaatatgtggaataataataataataataagacatttaatccgttcaaagacattacaacacttataatacaattaaaacattaaaagaaaataaaacctaaagatcactaatataattaaaattgtgttctacattttttccaaatttcattgagaccaatgcagccgttctggagataccttgtaataaacatcattccatccatcaatctctcttaacattcgcatttatataaatacggGGCCATCTACCAGATATCTGTACCAAACCGTCGTTATCCATTAGGATTTTATTGATTCGATAAATACACACTGAAGTTGAATACAAAACATCTAATTTGCAATAacaaatatgtacaaatacacagatgtagaacaaagtctggaaaaacatataggctacttattacgtatttttcttaattccgtgcggacggagtcgtgggggATAACTAGTTTAGTAGTAAAGTGGTTTAGACGATTGCATATGGCTGAACAAATATCTGAATAAAGATTTATCACCTTGTCCACTGCCTGGATAATACCCGCCTCCAGAGCCTGGACCACCTTGTCCTGAAATATAAGACAGTTGAATCAATACATAGCGGTGGTATATTCTGCATTAGAACTTTATAATACAACTTTACAACaggatagttttatttaaacattactttttttttttttttttcaattaaagacTGATAACGTATAATCTATAAAACGTTAATTGAACGCCGTTATGTTTAGAgtagaaatattcaaattaatttagttaataccTTGTCCGCCTCCTGGGTAGTATCCCCCACCGGATCCACTAGGCCCTTGTCctggaattaaaatatttaataaattcgaCCAACGCCCGTTATTatcagtaaaatataaaaaaaataatcgcaCACTTGCTATTcggatattaaaaataatatattacatattaagttaataGAGTTTGGCGtgcaaaaattgttttaactgCTCTTCCACTTAAtctcaataaaaaaagatagtcTGATAAGCATACCTTGTCCACCGCCTGGATAGTATCCACCGCCTGAGCCGGGCCCTGATCCCGAACCTACAGATCCAGGGCCACCTTGACCtgtgaataaaaacaaaaatatagaaaatgatAACCCACAGTTGGCCTTGAACTTCGTCCGCACAGGTCGAATTCGAAGAACTTATATCATAATTGGACGGAAAATCTGCGGTTGGTAATTTGTCTTAATCCttattagaaaacaaaatgaacCAAGGCAGATTCTTTTATTCAATTCCGAGTACCAACAAAAAATACCAAATGGTAGAGTTCACTCTTACTTATGTATGGAGGAGTGCCTTTGCAAAAAAGAAAGTTACGGTAGATACATTAGATTCAAGTGTCATTGTACTATACCTTGTCCATTGTCTGGGTAGTAACCGCCTCCAGAACCTGAACCTGGGCCGCCAGGACCGCCTGGTCCACCAGGTCCGCCTGGTCCTCCTGGTCCGCCTGGTCCACCAGGACTTCCTGGGCTGCCTGGTGTGCCTGGTGTGCCGGGGTAATAACCTCCTTGCCCTATGATATACAAATAATcgattcaaaataatatagaattaatatagaataaatattgctGTGACATATGTTCTTATGTGTTTTGAGCTggaattttcatattatattttcttgggATCGTTCTTCAGTAATTctacattgataaaaaattaaagaccATTTAAATTCGTCACTGATTACCTCCTGGTCCATTGGGTCCTCCAGGACCATACGGTCCGTTAGGACCTCCAGGTCCGTATGGTCCATTGGGGCCTCCTGGTCCGTACGGTCCGTTAGGACCACTTGGCCCGTTAGGTCCGTTGGAGCCTTCAGGCCCGTTTGGCCCAGAGCCACTTGGTCCATATTGTCCGCCTGGTCCTCCGGGGCCGCCTGGTCCACCAGGTCCGCCTGGAGTGCCTGGAGAGCCTGGACTACCCGGTGTACCGGGAGTGCCTGGAGTGCCTGGAGTGCCCGGTGTCCCCGGGGAGCCAGGAGTTCCCGGGTAATAACCGGGTCCATATGGGCCATTGGGTCCATTTGAAGCACCTCCACCTGAAAATcaataaagattaattttaacgtGTGCGTGAATTacgtgaaataataaaaaaaatcttaattggTATATTTTTCGATGTACCAAAACAAAATACTGGAATATGAAGAGGTGGACAACCTTTCCACTCTTAAAAGATATCAGAGTGTAATCTTACCTGGTGGCAAGACTCCTGGTTTAGGGTTGCTTGTCTGTCCGGCGCTGTCGGGCGGAGGGCGCGGTGCAACGGTGGGAGGCGGGCGTGTCGGTTTCGGCGGCGGCCTTGGGGGCACACCACCGGGTGTACGCCCACAACCTTTCGGGAAGTACAGTTTCTCCCATGGTATCGTTTGCCCAGGTATGGCTGGTGTTGATCCAGATACGTCACTAAAGACAAAATTATGCTTGTGAATTTATCGatgtttattaacattaagaatGAAAACAAAGCTTAAAATTGCAAACAATAGAGGTATCGGTATATTAATAGAAGACAGGGTTGAAAAATCTACAAGACATTATTGATACATCTAATCATCTCATCATGGCAAGTTAAAGTACCACTTACTTTTCATCGTATTCATGCTTCTCATCGGGGAAGACTTCGACTGGCTTCTCCGGCTCGACCACGCGGTACCCGTGACTATCGGCCACGTAGTGCGTAGCGCGTAGGTAGCCGTCAGGGTCGACATAACCATAGCAACCATACGTCACTCCGTCCGGGCCGCGGTTCTCGTGATGGAACTGGCCGTTCGGACCAACGTCGTAGCCAAAGCCGTATGCACctgatgaataaaaaaaaaataagtattaaaatttgttacttttacttAACTACTATGGACTTTTTGACTTAATTccttaaaaagtat of Papilio machaon chromosome 6, ilPapMach1.1, whole genome shotgun sequence contains these proteins:
- the LOC123721088 gene encoding collagen alpha-2(IV) chain-like → MPRGRQGGYYPGTPGSPGTPGTPGSPGTPGSPGGPGGPGGPGGPGVPGTVGGSGSPSGPGGPNGPGGPSGPAGPSGPVGPSGPNGPSGPGTGGGYYPGSGQGGYYPGTPGTPGTPGSPGGPGGPGGPGGPGGPGGPGGPGGPEGPGNTGPDGSYNPGSGQGQLTVPPTQQEKPQQPELPGTPGQSGTPGQPGTPGQPGTAGQPGTPGQPGKPGQPGTPGQPGISGQPGTSGQQVYPGQQVQPGYYPGQQGTPQQPGGPGYPGKPSEPSYPGQPGKPGTPGQPGTPGQPGTPGQPGTPGQPGIPGQPGTSGQPVYPGQQGQPGYPGQASGPGYPEKPNQPGYPGQPGKPGAPGQPGTPGQPGIPGQPGSPGQQGGPGYPGKPSQPSYPGQPGKPGTPGQPGAPGQPGTPGQPGTPGKPGTPGQPGTSGQPVYPGQQGQPGYPGQASGPGYPEKPNQPGYPGQPGKPGAPGQPGTPGQPGTPGQPGTPGQPGTPGQPGTPGQQVYPGQQGQPGYYPGQQGIPGQSGGPGYPEKPNQPGYPGQPGKPGAPGQPGTPGQPGTPGQPGTPGQPGTPGQPGTPGQQV
- the LOC106714776 gene encoding S-antigen protein-like, giving the protein MGRGLQFFILASLVITVINGESPKNVTKADIEKNIRGARQYDQTYPNDNEVVVDIQDDEKKQYYETNYDTSAYGFGYDVGPNGQFHHENRGPDGVTYGCYGYVDPDGYLRATHYVADSHGYRVVEPEKPVEVFPDEKHEYDENDVSGSTPAIPGQTIPWEKLYFPKGCGRTPGGVPPRPPPKPTRPPPTVAPRPPPDSAGQTSNPKPGVLPPGGGASNGPNGPYGPGYYPGTPGSPGTPGTPGTPGTPGTPGSPGSPGTPGGPGGPGGPGGPGGQYGPSGSGPNGPEGSNGPNGPSGPNGPYGPGGPNGPYGPGGPNGPYGPGGPNGPGGQGGYYPGTPGTPGSPGSPGGPGGPGGPGGPGGPGGPGGPGSGSGGGYYPDNGQGQGGPGSVGSGSGPGSGGGYYPGGGQGQGPSGSGGGYYPGGGQGQGGPGSGGGYYPGSGQGDKSLFRYLFSHMQSSKPLYY
- the LOC123721089 gene encoding cuticle collagen 3A3-like, with amino-acid sequence MNQDRFFHSIPKPEPGPPGPPGPPGPPGPPGPPGPPGLPGLPGVPGVPGSHWVHTVRLVLRGRLVHQARLEFLESLDCPVYRECLGCRKCPVSPEPEPGPPGPPGPPGPPGPPGPPGPPGLPGLPGVPGVPGWLTGPLGPPGPLGPPGPLGLPDPPTVPGTPGPPGPPGPPGPPGLPGVPGLPGVPGVPGEPGVPG